A window of Candidatus Baltobacteraceae bacterium contains these coding sequences:
- a CDS encoding glycosyltransferase family 2 protein, which produces MMLSIVATLFKSESTVDEFVRRSFASAEPLFTDIEMILVNDGSPDDSLQRALRLRAGDPRITVVDLSRNYGHHKAIMTGLAHAHGDLVFLLDSDLEEQPEYLAQFYQKLEETGADVVFGVQKSRKGGLFEKVSGHLFFWAANSICDQKMPPNTITARLMTHDYVRALVRHRHREFVLGHLFVMAGFVQQPVSVVKLSTSPSTYTLANRFDMAIRYMTTTSTRLLYLVLFTGLTIAGIAGAAIVYFLLQYLFAGIHVDGWTSTIMSVWFFGGLITLILGILGIYIANILSESKRGPYTTIRRLYRTNLGADFRKSVSRPKDGDEHVYGHR; this is translated from the coding sequence ATGATGTTATCAATCGTCGCGACGCTGTTTAAATCGGAATCGACAGTCGATGAGTTCGTGCGGCGTTCATTTGCATCGGCCGAACCTCTCTTCACCGACATCGAGATGATCCTGGTGAATGATGGATCGCCCGATGACAGCCTTCAACGGGCGCTCAGACTTCGCGCCGGCGATCCGCGCATTACGGTAGTCGATTTATCGCGGAACTACGGCCACCATAAGGCAATCATGACCGGCCTCGCGCACGCGCACGGGGATCTCGTATTCCTGCTCGATAGCGATCTGGAAGAACAGCCGGAGTATCTCGCCCAGTTTTACCAAAAGCTCGAGGAAACCGGTGCTGACGTCGTCTTCGGCGTCCAGAAGAGCCGGAAGGGCGGTCTCTTCGAAAAGGTGTCGGGGCACCTGTTCTTTTGGGCGGCGAACAGCATCTGCGATCAGAAAATGCCACCCAATACGATAACCGCGCGGCTCATGACCCATGACTATGTACGTGCGCTGGTGCGACATCGTCACCGCGAGTTCGTTCTTGGTCATCTGTTCGTCATGGCCGGCTTCGTGCAGCAGCCGGTTAGCGTGGTCAAATTGTCGACGTCCCCGTCCACGTATACACTGGCGAATCGGTTCGACATGGCTATACGGTACATGACCACGACCTCCACGAGGTTGCTCTATTTGGTTCTATTCACTGGCCTTACGATCGCGGGCATTGCGGGTGCCGCGATCGTCTACTTTCTGCTCCAGTATCTTTTCGCCGGCATTCACGTCGACGGATGGACGTCGACCATTATGTCAGTGTGGTTCTTCGGTGGCCTCATCACGCTGATCTTGGGCATCCTCGGCATTTACATTGCGAACATCCTGTCGGAGAGCAAGCGCGGGCCCTACACGACGATACGGCGGCTGTACCGCACGAACTTGGGTGCTGACTTCCGCAAAAGCGTCTCGCGACCGAAAGACGGAGATGAACATGTCTACGGGCACCGATGA
- a CDS encoding ATP-grasp domain-containing protein, protein MHVLGGGAWQIPTIRLAKSLGYAVLVTDMYEDAPGYAYADDHERIDIRDRARTLASARQHRIDGIICDTTDVGVPTAAYVADELGLQGIGYETALRFTDKALMREAAAKAGVLQPAYVVLSGAEELGQIAEMRFPLAVKPVDNQASRGVHKVGSRAELESAVRDALEHSNVKRVLVEEWIDGTEVTVEGMCFGGRVSALGISDKERYARTPQIASRLTYPPAMSDEVVAAIRHANVAVIGALGLRTGVTHAEYVVTPDGRIYFVEIAARGGGNRLYTHIVPYLSGVPLPRCYLEWTLGSDDPWPQPDGVARAAILDFFDVPIGTIRSIEGVAEAARLPGVADLGLELSVGSSFKGAENDRARPGYVVVYGETRAEVIAIAERAKQLVRIEVEEQRGIAL, encoded by the coding sequence GTGCACGTTCTTGGGGGAGGTGCTTGGCAAATCCCCACGATCCGTCTCGCGAAGAGTCTCGGTTATGCGGTGCTCGTGACCGACATGTACGAGGATGCCCCCGGTTATGCTTACGCGGATGACCATGAAAGAATCGACATTCGCGATAGGGCGCGTACGCTAGCTTCTGCGCGTCAACATCGAATCGATGGGATCATCTGCGACACGACCGACGTGGGCGTACCCACGGCTGCATACGTGGCCGACGAGCTTGGACTGCAAGGCATCGGTTACGAAACCGCGTTGCGCTTTACCGACAAGGCTCTGATGCGGGAAGCTGCCGCGAAGGCCGGTGTGCTGCAACCGGCGTATGTCGTGCTTTCCGGTGCGGAAGAACTCGGTCAAATCGCAGAAATGCGGTTTCCGTTAGCAGTGAAACCGGTGGACAACCAGGCAAGCCGCGGTGTTCACAAGGTCGGAAGCCGAGCAGAACTTGAAAGCGCCGTTCGGGATGCGCTCGAGCACTCGAACGTCAAGCGGGTGCTGGTCGAAGAATGGATCGACGGCACGGAAGTAACCGTCGAGGGCATGTGCTTTGGGGGGCGCGTGAGTGCCCTAGGCATTTCGGACAAAGAGCGCTACGCACGAACCCCGCAGATCGCGTCGCGGTTGACGTATCCTCCTGCGATGAGTGACGAGGTGGTCGCCGCGATTCGCCATGCGAATGTCGCCGTGATCGGGGCGCTTGGTCTGCGAACCGGCGTTACGCACGCGGAATACGTGGTGACGCCGGATGGCCGTATCTATTTCGTCGAGATTGCCGCGCGCGGTGGCGGAAACCGTCTATACACGCATATCGTACCGTATCTTTCCGGGGTCCCGCTTCCGCGGTGTTACCTGGAATGGACCTTAGGCAGCGATGACCCGTGGCCGCAACCCGACGGGGTGGCGCGTGCGGCGATCCTCGATTTTTTCGACGTTCCGATCGGAACGATTCGATCGATCGAGGGAGTTGCGGAAGCCGCGCGCCTTCCGGGAGTTGCCGACCTAGGCCTTGAACTTTCAGTCGGCTCCAGCTTCAAAGGAGCCGAGAATGACCGGGCCCGACCGGGCTACGTCGTCGTTTACGGCGAAACCCGCGCTGAAGTCATCGCCATTGCCGAACGGGCGAAGCAATTGGTGCGGATAGAGGTCGAAGAGCAACGAGGGATCGCACTATGA
- a CDS encoding pyridoxal phosphate-dependent aminotransferase: protein MTAPRLPERSANVAAIVEAMSIKFNTMVYELKRAGKSVSVLSLGEAFFDLPVADVRDLPHPQIFHYSDSRGIPELRRSIAAYYGSRYGLTVDPEAEIILTAGSKLAIYMALLAVLDPGDEVLIPEPAWVSYSEQVRLCHGVPIGIPYTEGVTAWSEYITGRTKALVINNPQNPTGYRYSEKELQYVVEVARRHGLWVLSDEAYSDFTPDAEFASTAHFDQSKSHVVVFNSISKNCGISGWRLGYVIANAALTDQILKVNQHLSTCPATILEYYIERHFSDILTVTKPQIAALLEKRSRVAAFMDGIGLKYLPGDSTFYFFVSIAPSRLGSEAFCVRLLEEKHVCVVPGVGYGSSCDGFVRVSIGTESFENVTAALAQVAALVRETAG from the coding sequence GTGACGGCACCGCGGCTCCCGGAACGCTCAGCCAACGTCGCGGCGATCGTCGAAGCGATGTCGATCAAGTTCAACACGATGGTGTATGAACTCAAGCGCGCCGGAAAGTCCGTGAGCGTGCTGAGTCTCGGCGAGGCGTTTTTCGACCTACCCGTGGCCGACGTCCGCGATCTACCGCATCCACAGATCTTTCACTACTCGGATTCGCGAGGCATTCCCGAGCTGCGGCGGAGCATCGCGGCGTACTATGGTTCTCGGTATGGCTTGACGGTCGATCCGGAGGCGGAGATCATTCTCACCGCCGGCTCGAAGCTCGCGATTTACATGGCGCTTTTGGCGGTGCTCGATCCGGGCGACGAGGTGTTGATTCCTGAGCCGGCGTGGGTCAGCTACAGCGAACAGGTCCGGCTCTGTCACGGCGTCCCCATCGGAATCCCGTATACGGAAGGTGTAACGGCCTGGAGCGAATACATCACGGGGCGGACCAAAGCTCTGGTCATCAATAACCCGCAAAATCCGACGGGCTATCGATACTCCGAGAAGGAGCTGCAGTACGTGGTGGAGGTTGCGCGACGGCATGGCCTGTGGGTTCTCTCCGACGAGGCGTATAGCGACTTCACACCCGACGCCGAATTTGCGTCGACGGCCCACTTCGACCAAAGCAAGAGCCACGTCGTGGTGTTCAACTCCATTTCGAAAAATTGCGGTATTTCCGGATGGCGGCTGGGTTACGTCATTGCCAATGCCGCACTCACCGATCAGATTCTGAAGGTGAACCAACATCTCAGTACGTGTCCGGCGACGATCCTCGAGTATTATATCGAGAGACATTTCTCCGACATTCTCACGGTTACCAAACCGCAGATCGCGGCACTCTTGGAAAAGCGGTCAAGGGTTGCGGCCTTCATGGACGGCATCGGCCTGAAGTATCTGCCGGGGGACAGCACGTTTTACTTCTTTGTTTCTATCGCGCCTTCGCGGCTCGGGTCTGAGGCGTTTTGCGTTCGGCTGCTCGAGGAAAAACACGTCTGTGTCGTACCTGGAGTGGGGTACGGTTCTAGCTGCGACGGCTTCGTGCGCGTCTCGATAGGAACGGAGTCCTTCGAGAACGTCACCGCAGCGTTAGCTCAAGTCGCAGCGCTCGTTCGGGAAACCGCCGGGTGA
- a CDS encoding amidohydrolase family protein, whose translation MTTPRIFDAHVHVHQGLAAYDLEVTGKNIIFNDVASYREHHARYRSEGTTVSLVLDLGREADFVRSEAEAGGLAALKIHSRLQKITATGWDAVITRLRPMPPNLPVIVDAFYYGSNLDCQPSLNGIISLLSTFPERRFVVAHSGGHRILEYFFHLREFRNCWYELALSLQYLEDSSALLDLKKLIKFTDKSRILFGSDFPFASPRRQYKILLEIGKALALTSEDMDRILYANAAELLGTT comes from the coding sequence ATGACTACGCCGAGGATTTTCGATGCTCATGTCCATGTCCATCAGGGGCTCGCCGCGTACGATCTCGAGGTCACAGGTAAGAACATCATTTTCAATGACGTCGCGTCATATCGAGAACACCACGCGCGCTATCGGTCCGAAGGCACAACCGTATCGCTCGTTCTCGATCTTGGTCGCGAAGCGGATTTCGTTCGCAGCGAAGCTGAGGCCGGCGGTCTTGCAGCGCTGAAAATTCATTCGAGACTGCAAAAAATCACCGCGACCGGCTGGGATGCGGTTATCACGCGCCTCCGGCCGATGCCGCCGAACCTTCCCGTAATCGTCGATGCCTTCTATTACGGAAGCAACCTGGATTGCCAGCCATCGCTCAACGGGATCATCAGCCTGCTTTCCACCTTTCCAGAGCGGCGCTTTGTGGTCGCGCACTCGGGCGGCCATCGTATCCTCGAGTACTTCTTCCATCTTCGTGAATTCCGGAATTGTTGGTACGAACTCGCGCTTTCGCTGCAGTATCTCGAGGATTCATCTGCGTTGCTGGATCTCAAAAAATTGATCAAATTCACCGACAAGTCCAGAATCCTGTTCGGGTCGGACTTTCCTTTCGCTTCGCCACGGCGTCAATATAAGATACTTCTCGAGATCGGGAAGGCGCTCGCCCTCACCTCCGAGGACATGGATCGTATCCTCTACGCCAACGCTGCTGAATTGTTGGGAACAACGTGA
- the rffA gene encoding dTDP-4-amino-4,6-dideoxygalactose transaminase has product MKIPFNRPVTMGNEQRYMTDAIARMHISGDGHYTKLVHRCLEEIMGGGRALMTTSCTHAIEMCALLLDIAPGDEVIMPSFTFVSTANAFVLRGARPVFVDIRADTLNIDEALIEEAITKRTRAIVVVHYAGVACQMDAILDIARRHGLAVIEDNAHGLFGAYKGRPLGSLGVFATLSFHETKNVSCGEGGALIINDPGYGERAEIVREKGTNRSRYFRGLVDKYSWVGPGSSYLPSDLLAAYLYGQLEASGEIQRRRQSIWDRYHSGLQSWAERNGVGRPNVPGECQPAYHLYYLLLPSPRVRDALIDMLRSNDIEAVFHYVPLHVSEYGKALGYRAGQLPVTESAGASLVRLPMYNDMTVEEQDRVVEAIRMFRPRVAENV; this is encoded by the coding sequence ATGAAAATCCCGTTTAACCGTCCGGTAACAATGGGCAACGAGCAGCGGTATATGACCGATGCGATAGCACGTATGCACATCTCTGGAGACGGGCATTACACGAAGCTGGTCCATCGCTGCCTCGAGGAAATAATGGGCGGCGGTCGCGCCTTGATGACGACGTCATGTACGCATGCAATCGAAATGTGCGCCCTTCTGTTGGACATCGCGCCGGGAGACGAAGTGATCATGCCGTCGTTCACGTTTGTCTCCACGGCGAATGCGTTCGTGCTGCGCGGTGCGCGCCCGGTGTTCGTCGATATCCGCGCCGATACGCTCAACATCGACGAAGCACTGATCGAGGAGGCGATCACGAAGCGAACGCGGGCAATCGTCGTCGTTCATTACGCCGGCGTCGCATGCCAGATGGACGCGATCCTCGATATTGCGCGGCGGCATGGGCTCGCTGTGATCGAGGATAACGCCCACGGCCTTTTCGGTGCGTACAAGGGCCGTCCACTCGGGTCGCTCGGCGTGTTCGCGACCCTGAGCTTTCATGAGACGAAAAATGTGAGCTGCGGCGAGGGCGGCGCGCTCATCATCAACGATCCGGGCTACGGTGAGCGGGCGGAGATCGTTCGCGAAAAGGGCACGAACCGCAGCCGGTATTTTCGTGGGCTCGTCGACAAATACTCATGGGTTGGTCCCGGGTCGTCGTATCTGCCAAGCGATCTGCTGGCGGCGTATCTGTATGGGCAGCTTGAGGCTAGCGGAGAGATCCAGCGCCGGCGTCAGTCGATTTGGGACCGGTATCACTCCGGCTTGCAAAGCTGGGCGGAACGCAATGGCGTAGGCCGGCCCAACGTTCCGGGCGAGTGTCAACCGGCCTACCATCTCTATTATCTGCTGCTCCCGTCGCCGCGCGTTCGGGATGCGCTGATCGACATGCTGCGTTCGAATGACATCGAGGCCGTCTTCCATTACGTCCCGCTTCATGTCTCCGAGTACGGTAAAGCCCTCGGCTATCGCGCCGGGCAGCTTCCGGTTACCGAATCGGCAGGCGCGTCCCTAGTACGCTTACCGATGTACAATGACATGACGGTCGAAGAACAGGATCGAGTTGTCGAGGCGATCCGCATGTTTCGGCCTCGCGTGGCGGAGAATGTATGA
- a CDS encoding NAD(P)H-binding protein: MAVTGASGFVGGHLIQTFAGAGWRIDALARRETPALARMGITVRPYGLEAPAVPDLSGVDVLIHCAYGGRGADISAAKRLFEQARRSGVASIVFVSSLLASETGSSRYAKEKFAIETMLDPARDIVLRPGLIIGGGGLFEAMTRSISRFPVAPLTEGERPVYTIAIDDLTAATFDIISEGAAGVYLLAASRPTTLRALYGEIGRRAGKRVTIVSLPYSALLATALIAERLGLHVPVTAENLRGLRNLRTFEIPEYPIVKRRFRSLHEDGLTCSTH, from the coding sequence GTGGCGGTGACCGGCGCGAGTGGATTCGTGGGTGGCCATCTCATACAGACTTTCGCCGGCGCAGGCTGGCGAATCGACGCGCTCGCCCGACGCGAGACCCCGGCACTTGCACGCATGGGAATCACCGTCCGTCCCTACGGGTTGGAGGCCCCCGCGGTGCCCGACCTCAGCGGGGTCGATGTACTGATTCATTGCGCGTACGGTGGGAGAGGCGCTGACATCTCGGCCGCAAAGCGCCTCTTTGAGCAGGCCCGGCGTAGCGGCGTGGCCTCGATCGTGTTCGTCTCGTCCCTTCTCGCAAGTGAAACCGGGTCTTCGCGATATGCAAAAGAGAAGTTCGCGATCGAGACAATGCTCGATCCAGCGCGGGACATCGTGCTGCGCCCCGGACTCATCATCGGAGGCGGCGGCCTATTCGAGGCCATGACGCGTTCAATCAGCCGGTTCCCAGTGGCGCCGCTAACCGAAGGTGAGCGCCCGGTCTACACGATCGCGATTGACGACCTGACCGCAGCAACGTTCGACATCATCAGTGAAGGTGCTGCCGGCGTCTATCTGCTTGCCGCATCGCGCCCAACGACGCTGCGCGCGCTCTACGGTGAGATAGGGCGGCGAGCGGGAAAACGCGTGACGATCGTCAGCCTGCCGTATAGCGCACTTCTCGCCACGGCGCTGATCGCCGAGCGGCTTGGGCTGCACGTCCCGGTGACGGCGGAGAACCTTCGCGGCCTGCGGAACCTCAGGACCTTTGAGATTCCGGAATATCCTATTGTGAAAAGGCGATTCCGATCATTACACGAGGACGGCCTCACCTGTTCGACACACTGA
- a CDS encoding class I SAM-dependent methyltransferase, translating to MKQREFLFSDPSLARAAIGSTEWFEQQRVLIASRPLVKRTYESWYRMMLGDAATVPIGSDGAILEIGSGSGYVKTVDASVITSDIVEGHSDMVVDAHSLPFGDASLRAILLTHVFHHIPDVSQFLEEADRVLVPGGVISMIDVARSTLAKILFGKFHPEAYDESARQWKLDTSQPQGGANQALSWIVFTRDRAVFEQRFPTLRIESIEPLPWLAYLVSGGVTRRNFVPNRIAPLIAAVDGATQGWARLCALHWHIRIRKIAAT from the coding sequence GTGAAGCAGCGCGAGTTTCTCTTTAGCGACCCCAGTCTCGCTCGCGCTGCCATCGGTTCCACGGAGTGGTTTGAGCAACAACGTGTGCTAATTGCGTCGCGTCCTCTCGTAAAGCGAACATACGAATCATGGTACCGAATGATGTTGGGTGATGCGGCGACTGTTCCCATCGGCAGCGACGGCGCAATCCTGGAGATTGGAAGCGGCTCGGGATACGTGAAGACTGTCGACGCCTCGGTCATCACTTCAGATATCGTGGAAGGCCATTCCGACATGGTGGTCGATGCGCATTCACTGCCCTTTGGCGATGCCTCCCTGCGCGCAATTTTACTGACACACGTGTTTCACCACATCCCGGATGTTTCGCAGTTCCTCGAGGAAGCTGACCGTGTGCTTGTTCCAGGCGGCGTCATTAGCATGATCGACGTAGCACGCAGCACGCTCGCAAAAATACTCTTCGGCAAGTTTCATCCCGAGGCGTACGATGAAAGCGCCCGGCAGTGGAAGCTGGACACTAGTCAACCGCAGGGAGGCGCAAATCAGGCACTCTCCTGGATTGTGTTTACACGGGATCGCGCGGTCTTCGAGCAGCGGTTTCCAACGCTGCGGATAGAGAGTATCGAGCCGCTCCCTTGGTTAGCGTACCTCGTGTCGGGCGGCGTAACGCGACGTAACTTTGTTCCGAATCGAATCGCGCCGCTGATAGCTGCGGTCGACGGAGCCACACAAGGCTGGGCGCGACTGTGCGCTCTGCACTGGCACATCCGAATTCGAAAGATCGCGGCTACGTGA
- a CDS encoding glycosyltransferase family 2 protein: MSCVIPAYRAARTVVEVVQQALLYADEVIVVDDACPEGSGAAVAAAYGDDARVHVVLRSRNGGVGAATKSGIDAALQRGADVIVKLDADGQMDAAFIGDIRELFLENPSLAYVKGNRFFDSGALRKMPKVRFLGNAILSLMAKWASGYWNIIDPTNGYVAFKAPVLQVLDWRSFGNSYFFELSVLCELGLKRLPIAELEMPTIYTSAPSSLSLTRVIFEFPPRLVRALAKRILLQYFIFDVNLGTIYFVVGTLLALFGLIFGGFEWVQSIITNVPRATGTVMLAVLPFLMGFQLLLNALMYDVQFSPRTQHELKVHRVTWPESRSRKQ; the protein is encoded by the coding sequence GTGTCTTGCGTCATCCCGGCGTATCGTGCCGCGCGGACCGTCGTCGAAGTCGTGCAGCAAGCGCTGCTCTACGCCGATGAGGTGATCGTCGTCGACGATGCGTGTCCCGAAGGTTCGGGTGCGGCGGTCGCCGCCGCGTACGGCGATGACGCGCGCGTGCACGTTGTCCTTCGCTCGCGCAATGGCGGGGTGGGCGCGGCAACCAAAAGTGGGATCGATGCCGCGCTGCAGCGCGGCGCGGACGTCATCGTAAAACTTGATGCTGACGGACAGATGGACGCGGCGTTCATTGGAGACATCCGTGAGCTCTTTCTCGAAAATCCGTCTCTGGCGTACGTCAAGGGAAACCGCTTTTTCGATTCAGGCGCGCTGCGGAAAATGCCGAAGGTGCGCTTCCTTGGAAACGCGATCCTGTCGCTCATGGCGAAGTGGGCTTCGGGCTATTGGAACATCATCGATCCGACAAACGGATACGTGGCGTTCAAAGCGCCGGTTTTGCAAGTGCTGGATTGGCGCTCGTTCGGCAACTCGTACTTCTTCGAACTTTCCGTTCTGTGCGAGCTCGGACTGAAGCGCCTTCCGATCGCCGAACTCGAGATGCCGACGATTTACACGTCGGCTCCAAGCTCGCTGTCGCTGACGCGCGTAATATTCGAGTTCCCGCCGCGGCTCGTGCGCGCACTCGCAAAGCGCATACTGCTCCAATATTTCATCTTCGACGTAAACCTCGGAACGATTTATTTCGTCGTTGGTACGCTGCTGGCGCTTTTCGGCCTGATATTCGGCGGCTTTGAGTGGGTTCAAAGCATCATAACGAACGTGCCGCGAGCAACCGGGACGGTCATGTTAGCGGTATTACCGTTCTTGATGGGGTTCCAGCTACTTCTCAATGCGCTGATGTATGACGTGCAATTCTCGCCCCGAACCCAACACGAACTCAAAGTTCATCGAGTGACCTGGCCCGAATCGCGGTCAAGGAAACAGTGA
- the trpS gene encoding tryptophan--tRNA ligase, translated as MTSATLAKPRVMSGMRPTGGLHLGHLVGVLTQWATYCETAEAFFEIADLHAYTTGFEDPQAIRDARIEMVAVWLAAGVDAHKATIYLQSAVPEIMELYTLLSMITPVSWLERVPTYKGQIEALGSQIATVGFLGYPLLQLCDVAVVRGERVPVGRDQVAHLEFGREVVRRFNYLYGEGAQVLVEPHPTLTEFAEIPGTDGRKMSKSYDNAILIADDDAATTAKVRGMITDPQKIRRGDPGRPEVCPVFALWKFVNPLKVDGIAAECRSGALGCVADKSDFADQLNEYLRPVRERLALYRADPAQVERIIDQGTAHVREIAASVMADVRRAMRL; from the coding sequence ATGACCAGCGCTACCCTTGCCAAACCGCGGGTGATGTCGGGAATGCGTCCGACCGGCGGCCTTCATCTCGGCCACCTGGTCGGCGTGCTCACGCAGTGGGCGACCTACTGCGAGACCGCCGAGGCGTTCTTCGAAATCGCCGATCTGCACGCGTATACGACCGGGTTCGAGGATCCGCAAGCGATTCGCGACGCGCGCATCGAGATGGTCGCGGTGTGGCTGGCCGCCGGCGTCGACGCCCACAAAGCGACGATCTACCTGCAGTCGGCGGTGCCGGAGATCATGGAACTCTACACACTGCTCTCGATGATCACGCCGGTTTCGTGGCTCGAGCGCGTGCCGACCTACAAGGGGCAAATCGAAGCGCTGGGGTCGCAGATCGCAACCGTCGGCTTTCTGGGCTATCCGCTCTTGCAGCTGTGCGACGTTGCCGTGGTGCGCGGCGAACGCGTGCCGGTCGGGCGCGACCAGGTCGCGCACCTGGAGTTCGGGCGCGAAGTCGTGCGGCGATTCAATTATCTCTACGGCGAGGGCGCGCAGGTGCTGGTGGAACCGCATCCCACCCTGACGGAATTCGCCGAAATCCCCGGCACCGACGGGCGCAAGATGTCGAAGTCGTACGACAACGCAATTCTGATTGCCGACGACGACGCGGCCACGACGGCGAAAGTGCGCGGCATGATCACCGACCCGCAGAAGATCCGGCGCGGAGACCCCGGGCGCCCCGAAGTGTGTCCGGTCTTCGCCTTGTGGAAATTCGTCAATCCGCTCAAAGTGGACGGCATCGCGGCCGAATGCCGCAGCGGCGCGCTGGGGTGCGTGGCCGACAAGAGCGACTTCGCCGACCAGCTCAACGAGTATCTGCGCCCGGTGCGCGAACGCCTCGCCCTTTACCGCGCCGATCCCGCCCAGGTCGAGCGCATCATCGACCAGGGAACCGCGCACGTGCGCGAGATCGCCGCGTCGGTGATGGCCGACGTGCGTCGCGCAATGCGGTTGTAA
- a CDS encoding bifunctional hydroxymethylpyrimidine kinase/phosphomethylpyrimidine kinase: MTTVLSIGTTHPWNIAGVGLDLRIGAELGVRVLTVVCAVSAQDAHGLHALHPVPRAVIEAELASIPWDRVDAVRIGAAGSAEAVYALAEAVRVPGIPVVVDPVFAATRGGEFADEAAIRAIHDRLLPMPTAILTPNLAEAGVLLGGLRIERANLEDAAAQLQARGARGVLLKGGHLAGAPVDVLASAAGVEVFEGERIAGEMRGTGCTLAMALACALAGGETLVDAVIFARGFVREKIAQANP; this comes from the coding sequence GTGACCACGGTGCTCTCGATCGGGACGACGCACCCGTGGAACATCGCCGGCGTGGGGCTCGATCTGCGCATCGGCGCGGAGCTGGGCGTGCGGGTCCTCACCGTCGTGTGCGCGGTCAGCGCGCAGGACGCGCATGGCTTGCACGCGCTGCATCCGGTGCCGCGCGCGGTGATCGAAGCCGAGCTCGCCTCGATTCCGTGGGATCGCGTCGACGCGGTGCGAATCGGCGCGGCCGGATCGGCCGAAGCGGTCTACGCCCTGGCCGAGGCGGTGCGCGTTCCGGGCATTCCGGTCGTGGTCGATCCGGTCTTCGCGGCGACCCGCGGCGGCGAATTCGCCGACGAGGCCGCGATCCGCGCGATCCACGATAGGCTGCTGCCGATGCCGACCGCGATCCTGACGCCGAATCTCGCCGAAGCCGGCGTGCTGCTCGGCGGTTTGCGCATCGAACGCGCCAACCTCGAGGATGCTGCCGCGCAGTTGCAGGCGCGCGGCGCGCGGGGCGTGCTGCTCAAGGGCGGGCACCTCGCGGGCGCACCGGTCGACGTGCTCGCAAGCGCCGCGGGCGTCGAAGTTTTCGAGGGCGAACGCATCGCCGGCGAGATGCGGGGAACGGGCTGCACGCTCGCGATGGCGCTGGCCTGCGCGCTCGCGGGGGGCGAGACGCTCGTCGACGCGGTGATCTTCGCGCGAGGTTTCGTGCGTGAGAAAATCGCACAAGCCAACCCATGA
- the thiE gene encoding thiamine phosphate synthase has translation MATDEAPIVAPTRTERAARLHGIYAIVNADERALTLAQAALDAGVRVVQYRAKSGIDATQLQTLRARTRALGALLIVNDDWRAALAFDCDGVHLGPDDEGFAAVAPVRAVLGERLIGLSCGSVAEAERAGEEDADYLGVGSVYATGSKADAGEPIGIEGLRRVAAVSRYPVAAIGGIGAAQLGEVCRSGVAMAAVISALASASDARRAARALVEAWNAGA, from the coding sequence GTGGCGACGGATGAAGCGCCGATCGTAGCGCCGACCCGCACCGAACGCGCGGCGCGCCTGCACGGCATCTACGCGATCGTCAACGCGGACGAACGCGCGCTCACGCTGGCGCAGGCGGCGCTCGACGCGGGCGTGCGCGTGGTGCAATATCGCGCGAAATCCGGTATCGACGCGACGCAATTGCAGACGTTGCGCGCGCGCACGCGCGCGCTCGGTGCGCTCTTGATCGTCAACGACGACTGGCGCGCGGCGCTGGCGTTCGATTGCGACGGCGTGCATCTGGGGCCGGACGATGAAGGGTTTGCCGCGGTCGCGCCGGTGCGCGCGGTGCTGGGCGAACGGTTGATCGGGCTTTCCTGCGGGAGCGTTGCCGAAGCGGAGCGCGCCGGCGAAGAAGACGCGGATTATCTCGGCGTGGGGTCGGTCTACGCGACCGGTTCCAAAGCCGACGCAGGCGAACCGATCGGCATCGAGGGTTTGCGGCGCGTGGCGGCGGTGAGCCGCTATCCGGTGGCCGCGATCGGCGGCATCGGCGCCGCGCAGCTCGGCGAAGTGTGCCGCAGCGGCGTGGCGATGGCGGCGGTCATCTCCGCGCTTGCGAGTGCGAGCGATGCGCGTCGCGCGGCGCGCGCGCTGGTGGAAGCGTGGAATGCCGGCGCGTGA